From one Triticum urartu cultivar G1812 chromosome 3, Tu2.1, whole genome shotgun sequence genomic stretch:
- the LOC125543314 gene encoding mitochondrial carrier protein MTM1-like yields the protein MWKTMLGVLSSRQSISHPENLQTARGYHLLWTGMGAQLARDVPFSAICWMVLEPTRRHLLGLLAGEQSNAAVIMGANFSTGFIAGVISSGATCPLDVAKTRRQIEKDPARVLSMNTRRILLEVWRNEGINGLFRGAGPRMARAGPSVGIVVSSYEVVKHIMHRKHAEL from the exons ATGTGGAAGACTATGCTAGGCGTGCTTTCATCGAGGCAAAGCATCAGCCACCCTGAGAATT TGCAAACAGCTCGGGGATACCATCTTCTGTGGACTGGTATGGGAGCACAACTTGCACGTGATGTCCCCTTTTCAGCTATATGTTGGATGGTTCTTGAGCCA ACTAGGAGACACTTATTGGGATTATTAGCTGGTGAGCAAAGCAATGCCGCAGTTATAATGGGGGCAAACTTCTCCACAGGCTTCATTGCTGGAGTTATCTCTTCTGGCGCAACATGTCCTCTCGATGTTGCCAAGACACGCAGACAAATAGAG AAGGATCCTGCTAGGGTATTGAGCATGAACACGAGGCGCATACTTCTTGAGGTTTGGAG GAATGAAGGTATCAACGGCCTATTCAGAGGAGCGGGCCCTCGCATGGCACGAGCTGGGCCTTCGGTGGGCATTGTTGTTTCGTCGTATGAAGTTGTCAAACACATCATGCACAGAAAACATGCAGAGCTATGA